One segment of Brassica napus cultivar Da-Ae chromosome C3, Da-Ae, whole genome shotgun sequence DNA contains the following:
- the LOC106350386 gene encoding uncharacterized protein LOC106350386, with the protein MEPTRNSSSSTERTSGKKTVVSSASAKPNGKSIVVSSASAKPNGKSIASSATAMTPSAHASVGTANPMNPEATTGLSSAHRDQVMLFRDVSLGPQEAELRFRLIHLWEARNPNTKILIGQEMLLIDEEGTVIQGFVPAGRVGTFDLSAGSVYKLTNFFGSRSKIQYRVADHSATVSFSWNSSLSVFENPPVLFPVDRFRFHSYDEFRANCDSKGDLYDYVGHMKLVNGQTISEHMVLDEADIAEKRHLCVHVQALDGPVMKLYLWDQAASDFCQKFKSYGGTPSVLLVTTVNPKHLGGTLAITSMSSSRVFMDSDVQPSKDYLEWLNSNAEIANSVAAEVVTKPEAVTLEELFTYIKQETSKVAWFECTATIDDVVRGSPWYYISCGGCNSKAFKGHTSMICNNKKCWKTEITGVPQYLTKISVYDKSEQAVFVILGDAGKELSGKHAAELVATYFESNEGVGADHCVPIPQALLDTIGQTRKFIVKVSDHNFSGKTQTITVTKILPLAVALPATSEEPGASSGFGNSAGDRARKAAEILEADEAKRCKSG; encoded by the exons ATGGAGCCTACCCGTAACTCTTCATCCTCCACCGAACGCACGTCCGGCAAGAAGACCGTCGTCTCCTCTGCGTCTGCTAAGCCAAACGGAAAGTCTATTGTCGTCTCCTCTGCGTCTGCTAAGCCAAACGGAAAGTCTATTGCTTCCTCTGCGACTGCGATGACTCCTAGCGCGCATGCGTCTGTTGGAACCGCCAACCCGATGAACCCTGAAGCTACCACCGGTCTCTCATCCGCTCATCGCGACCAAGTGATGTTGTTCAGGGATGTTTCGCTGGGCCCACAGGAGGCCGAGTTGAGGTTCCGGCTGATTCACTTATGGGAGGCCCGAAatccaaataccaaaattcTCATTGGTCAAGAGATGCTCCTTATCGACGAAGAG GGAACTGTTATTCAGGGTTTTGTTCCGGCTGGTCGTGTAGGAACATTTGATCTCTCAGCTGGTTCCGTCTATAAGTTGACCAACTTTTTCGGATCCAGAAGCAAAATTCAGTATCGGGTTGCTGATCATAGCGCCACCGTTTCATTCTCTTGGAATTCTTCTTTGTCGGTCTTTGAGAATCCTCCGGTTCTCTTTCCAGTAGATAGGTTCAGGTTCCACAGCTACGATGAGTTTAGGGCCAACTGTGACTCCAAGGGTGATCTTTATG ACTATGTTGGCCacatgaagctggtgaatgggcaAACTATCTCTGAACACATGGTTCTTGACGAAGCTGATATAGCAGAGAAACGGCATCTGTGTGTTCATGTTCAGGCACTTGA CGGACCAGTGATGAAGCTCTATCTATGGGACCAGGCTGCATCCGACTTCTGCCAGAAATTCAAATCGTATGGAGGGACTCCAAGCGTTCTTCTGGTCACCACAGTGAATCCTAAGCATCTTGGAG GAACCCTTGCTATCACTTCTATGTCCTCATCTCGAGTGTTCATGGATTCCGACGTCCAGCCTAGCAAGGACTATCTCGAATG GTTGAATTCTAACGCAGAAATTGCTAATAGTGTTGCTGCTGAGGTTGTCACTAAGCCGGAGGCAGTGACTCTTGAGGAGCTATTCACCTACATCAAGCAAGAAACTTCAAAg GTCGCTTGGTTTGAATGCACGGCAACAATAGATGATGTTGTCCGGGGTTCTCCTTGGTATTACATTTCTTGCGGTGGATGTAATAGCAAGGCTTTCAAAGGTCATACCTCTATGATTTGCAACAATAAGAAGTGTTGGAAGACTGAGATCACAGGCGTTCCTCA GTACCTCACAAAGATATCAGTTTATGATAAGAGTGAGCAAGCAGTTTTTGTCATTCTTGGCGATGCTGGCAAGGAGCTGAGTGGGAAACATGCTGCAGAATTGGTTGCTACTTATTTTGAG TCTAATGAAGGAGTTGGAGCTGATCATTGTGTGCCGATCCCGCAAGCTTTACTTGACACGATAGGCCAGACTCGCAAATTCATCGTCAAAGTCTCGGATCACAATTTCTCAGGCAAGACTCAGACCATAACTGTAACGAAGATACTCCCACTGGCAGTTGCACTTCCAGCAACATCCGAGGAACCTGGTGCTTCCAGTGGCTTTGGAAACTCTGCGGGTGATAGGGCTAGAAAAGCAGCTGAGATTCTTGAGGCAGATGAGGCCAAGCGGTGCAAGAGTGGCTGA
- the LOC106388278 gene encoding serine/threonine-protein phosphatase PP2A-3 catalytic subunit: MGANSIPTDATIDLDEQISQLMQCKPLSEQQVRSLCEKAKEILMDESNVQPVKSPVTICGDIHGQFHDLAELFRIGGMCPDTNYLFMGDYVDRGYYSVETVTLLVALKLRYPQRITILRGNHESRQITQVYGFYDECLRKYGNANVWKIFTDLFDYFPLTALVESEIFCLHGGLSPSIETLDNIRNFDRVQEVPHEGPMCDLLWSDPDDRCGWGISPRGAGYTFGQDISEQFNHSNSLKLIARAHQLVMDGYNWAHEQKVVTIFSAPNYCYRCGNMASILEVDDCRNHSFIQFEPAPRRGEPDVTRRTPDYFL; the protein is encoded by the exons ATGGGCGCGAATTCGATACCGACGGACGCAACCATTGATCTCGATGAGCAGATCTCCCAGCTCATGCAGTGCAAGCCCCTCTCCGAGCAACAG gTTAGATCATTATGCGAGAAAGCCAAGGAGATCTTAATGGATGAAAGCAACGTTCAG CCTGTGAAAAGCCCTGTGACAATCTGCGGTGATATTCATGGACAGTTCCATGATCTTGCAGAACTTTTCCGTATTGGGGGAATG TGCCCTGATACCAATTACCTGTTTATGGGAGATTATGTTGACCGTGGTTATTATTCTGTTGAAACTGTTACG CTGTTAGTCGCCTTGAAGTTGCGATACCCTCAGCGAATCACCATTCTTAGAGGAAACCATGAAAGTCGTCAG ATCACTCAGGTTTATGGATTTTATGATGAATGTCTGCGAAA GTACGGCAACGCAAATGTTTGGAAAATCTTTACAGACCTCTTCGATTATTTCCCACTGACAGCCTTG GTTGAGTCAGAAATATTTTGCCTTCATGGTGGATTGTCTCCATCTATCGAGACACTTGACAACATAAGGAACTTTGATCGAGTTCAAGAAGTTCCCCATGAAGGGCCGATGTGTGACTTATTATGGTCTGACCCTGATGACCGTTGTGGTTGGGGCATCTCTCCTCGTGGTGCCGGATATACATTTGGCCAG GACATATCTGAACAGTTCAATCACTCAAACAGCTTAAAGCTGATTGCCCGAGCTCATCAGCTGGTTATGGATGGATACAACTGGGCtcat GAGCAAAAGGTGGTAACTATCTTCAGTGCACCAAACTACTGTTACCGTTGTGGGAACATGGCTTCGATTCTTGAGGTTGATGACTGCAGGAACCACAGCTTCATTCAG TTTGAACCAGCACCGAGGAGAGGAGAACCAGACGTTACTAGAAGAACACCAGATTATTTCCTCTGA
- the LOC106388277 gene encoding receptor-like serine/threonine-protein kinase SD1-6: MRSMSNYDRLYTLVLIMLPALSISTNTLSSTESLTVGSNKTIVSSGETFELGFFNLPSSSRWYLGIWYKKIPTRTYVWVANRDNPLSNSNGTLRISDNNLVMFDQSGTPVWSTNRTRGDAGSPLVAELLDNGNFVLRHWNNSDQDVFLWQSFDFLTDTLLPEMKLGWDRKTGLNRHLRSWRNPDDPSSGDFSTKLETTRGFPEFYAWNRDEIIYRSGPWSGNRFGSDVLDMKPIDYLGFNFTADNEQVTYSYRITKPDVYSRVILSSAGLLQRFTWIETEQSWRQLWYLPRDLCDDYRECGDYGYCDLNTSPVCNCIQGFETRNNQTAGCARKTRLSCGGKDGFVRLKKMKLPDTTVTVVDSGVGLKECEERCLKDCNCTAFANMDIRNGGSGCVIWKGDIFDIRNFPNGGQDLYVRLAAADLVDKRGKRGKIIALSIGVTIFLLLCFIIFRFWKKKQKRSIAIQTPIVDEGRIEDSLMNELAITSRRYISRENKTDDDLELSLMEFEVVALATNNFSNANKLGRGGFGTVYKGRLLDGKEIAVKRLSKMSLQGTDEFKNEVKLIARLQHINLVRLIGCCIDKGEKMLIYEYLENLSLDSHIFDITRRSNLNWQMRFDITNGIARGLVYLHRDSRFMIIHRDLKASNVLLDKNMTPKISDFGMARIFGRDDAEANTRKVVGTYGYMSPEYAMDGIFSMKSDVFSFGVLLLEIISGKKNNGFYNSNHDLNLLAFVWRKWKEGKWLEILDPIIIDSSSSTCQAHEILRCIQIGLLCVQERAEDRPVMASVMVMIGSETMAIPEPKRPGFCVGRNPLEIDSSSSTQGNDECTVNQVTLSVIDAR, translated from the exons atgagaagtaTGTCAAACTACGATCGTTTGTACACTTTAGTCTTAATTATGTTACCTGCTTTATCAATCTCTACCAACACTCTGTCGTCCACAGAATCTCTCACTGTCGGAAGCAACAAAACCATCGTATCTTCTGGCGAAACCTTCGAGCTTGGTTTCTTCAATCTCCCCTCAAGCTCTCGTTGGTATCTCGGGATTTGGTACAAGAAGATCCCTACGAGAACTTACGTGTGGGTTGCGAACAGAGACAACCCTCTCTCTAACTCCAACGGAACTCTCAGAATCTCCGACAACAACCTCGTCATGTTTGACCAATCCGGAACACCTGTTTGGTCAACCAATCGGACCAGAGGAGACGCGGGATCTCCACTGGTTGCGGAGCTCCTCGATAACGGTAACTTCGTGCTCAGACACTGGAACAATAGCGATCAGGATGTGTTCTTGTGGCAGAGTTTCGATTTTCTGACGGATACTCTACTCCCGGAGATGAAGTTGGGTTGGGATCGCAAAACCGGATTGAACAGACACTTGAGATCTTGGAGAAACCCAGATGATCCGTCGAGCGGAGATTTCTCGACGAAACTAGAAACCACCAGAGGATTCCCTGAGTTTTACGCATGGAACAGAGACGAGATAATCTACAGGAGTGGTCCGTGGAGTGGGAACCGGTTCGGAAGTGACGTACTCGACATGAAACCGATCGATTACTTAGGTTTCAATTTCACAGCGGATAACGAACAGGTGACTTACTCGTACCGAATCACCAAACCTGACGTTTACTCGAGAGTCATCCTAAGCTCCGCGGGGTTATTACAGCGGTTCACTTGGATCGAGACGGAACAGAGTTGGAGACAGTTGTGGTATTTACCAAGGGACCTATGCGATGACTACAGAGAGTGTGGTGATTACGGTTACTGCGATTTGAACACTTCGCCGGTTTGTAACTGTATCCAAGGGTTTGAGACGAGGAATAACCAAACAGCTGGTTGCGCGAGGAAGACGAGGCTGAGCTGTGGCGGTAAAGATGGTTTTGTGcggttgaagaagatgaagttgcCGGATACTACGGTGACAGTTGTGGACAGTGGGGTTGGGTTGAAAGAATGTGAAGAGAGGTGTTTGAAGGATTGTAACTGCACGGCGTTCGCTAATATGGATATTCGTAACGGAGGATCAGGTTGTGTGATTTGGAAGGGTGATATTTTCGATATCCGAAACTTTCCTAATGGAGGTCAGGATCTCTACGTCAGACTAGCCGCTGCTGATCTCG TGGACAAGAGAGGCAAGAGGGGAAAAATCATAGCTTTGAGTATTGGAGTgaccatttttcttcttttatgtttCATTATCTTCCGGTTTTGGAAAAAGAAGCAGAAGCGATCAATAGCAATTCAAACACCTATTg TTGATGAAGGGAGAATCGAAGATTCACTGATGAATGAACTGGCAATAACAAGCAGGCGCTACATATCCAGAGaaaacaaaactgatgatgatcTAGAGCTTTCATTGATGGAGTTTGAAGTTGTTGCCTTGGCAACAAACAATTTTTCTAACGCCAACAAGCTTGGAAGAGGTGGTTTCGGTACTGTTTacaag GGAAGGTTACTTGATGGGAAAGAAATTGCGGTAAAAAGACTATCCAAAATGTCTTTACAAGGGACTGATGAATTCAAGAACGAGGTTAAACTAATTGCGAGGCTTCAGCACATAAACCTTGTCCGACTTATTGGTTGTTGCATCGATAAGGGGGAGAAGATGTTGATCTATGAGTACTTGGAGAATCTAAGCCTTGATTCTCATATCTTTG ACATAACCCGACGCTCTAACTTAAATTGGCAAATGAGATTTGATATTACCAATGGTATTGCTAGAGGACTTGTATATCTTCACCGAGATTCACGTTTTATGATTATCCATAGAGACTTGAAAGCAAGTAATGTGTTGCTTGATAAAAATATGACTCCGAAGATCTCGGATTTCGGAATGGCCAGGATCTTTGGAAGGGATGATGCTGAAGCTAATACGAGGAAGGTGGTAGGAACTTA CGGTTACATGTCTCCAGAATATGCAATGGACGGGATATTCTCGATGAAGTCGGATGTTTTCAGCTTTGGGGTTTTGCTCCTCGAGATTATAAGTGGCAAGAAAAATAACGGATTCTACAACTCAAACCATGACCTTAATCTCCTCGCCTTT GTGTGGAGGAAATGGAAGGAAGGAAAATGGCTAGAGATCCTAGACCCGATCATCATAGATTCTTCATCGTCAACGTGCCAGGCACATGAAATCTTAAGATGCATACAAATTGGTCTCTTGTGTGTTCAAGAACGTGCTGAAGACAGGCCAGTGATGGCTTCAGTAATGGTGATGATTGGAAGCGAAACTATGGCTATTCCTGAGCCTAAACGGCCGGGTTTTTGCGTTGGGAGAAATCCTCTTGAGATTGATTCCTCGTCAAGTACACAGGGCAACGATGAATGTACAGTGAACCAAGTAACACTCTCGGTCATTGACGCTCGATAG